In Mercenaria mercenaria strain notata unplaced genomic scaffold, MADL_Memer_1 contig_2865, whole genome shotgun sequence, a genomic segment contains:
- the LOC128552510 gene encoding tripartite motif-containing protein 45-like translates to MSQRSTTPDSVPGRKKTKKKGRGKTPHSKTESDKLDTGNIFCNPCKNVSGNHISAEKFCVNCSEYLCKSCSDYHTKLAATREHVLQDKESVPKDKPKVKERAEKCHSHPDNVIDYYCRSCDLTGCQACITLDHKTCTKVDYMSSTITELKDSKAYRELSTKLKLLTTELNFTGEALKCNENKTEFLKETARTAIKKQKDEVSKILNDWEHEILEVIEKMDKDKKTKLKSASAQHSNLISEVKSLTSDLEEKEQRGNLLEFFITMKRDHNLLPKLLHDFQVLQKENKIPNYGFAPSMQLCEKLKKADAIGSVTQLSAGQKRQLTFSKAINVKSEQDWYSNWVSSVCVISENILVTADQGFLKVINSTTGKIIFIVTVPKQPAGITKTADKEIAVTINQQKKVMFFSIAENGALSFEREFEVDGECRGIAHTSGKLILTFENPGKLKLLI, encoded by the coding sequence ATGTCACAGCGTAGTACGACACCAGATTCTGTGCCTGGAAGGAAGAAAACGAAAAAGAAGGGACGTGGGAAAACCCCACACAGTAAAACTGAAAGTGACAAATTAGATACCGGTAACATATTTTGTAATCCTTGTAAAAATGTTTCGGGAAATCATATTTCTGCGGAAAAGTTTTGTGTAAATTGCTCTGAATATTTATGCAAATCATGCAGTGACTATCACACTAAACTTGCTGCAACTAGAGAACATGTGTTGCAAGACAAAGAGAGCGTGCCTAAGGATAAGCCCAAGGTCAAGGAAAgggcagaaaagtgccattcacaTCCTGACAATGTGATAGATTATTACTGTAGGTCATGTGACCTAACAGGATGTCAAGCTTGTATAACTTTAGATCATAAGACATGCACGAAAGTGGACTATATGTCAAGTACAATAACTGAACTGAAAGACAGCAAGGCGTACAGGGAATTAAGCACCAAATTAAAGCTGTTAACAACTGAGCTTAATTTTACTGGAGAAGCGCTCAAATGCAATGAAAACAAGACTGAATTCTTAAAAGAAACAGCAAGAACAgcaataaaaaagcaaaaagatGAAGTTTCAAAAATTCTTAATGATTGGGAACATGAAATTTTGGAAGTGATAGAGAAAATGGACAAAGATAAAAAGACGAAACTAAAGTCAGCATCTGCGCAACACAGTAACTTGATCTCGGAAGTAAAGTCATTGACCTCTGACCTTGAAGAGAAAGAACAACGTGGGAACCTGTTAGAGTTCTTCATTACTATGAAAAGAGACCACAATCTTCTTCCAAAACTGTTACATGACTTTCAAGTTCtgcagaaagaaaataaaatacctAATTATGGATTTGCGCCATCGATGCAACTGTGTGAGAAGCTGAAGAAAGCCGATGCTATTGGTTCAGTTACACAGTTATCTGCAGGACAGAAAAGACAACTTACATTCAGTAAGGCTATCAACGTGAAGTCAGAACAGGACTGGTATTCAAATTGGGTGAGCAGTGTCTGTGTAATATCGGAAAACATTCTTGTTACAGCTGACCAAGGTTTTCTCAAGGTAATAAACTCCACTACTGGTAAAATTATATTCATTGTAACGGTTCCAAAACAACCAGCAGGTATAACAAAAACAGCGGATAAAGAAATAGCTGTAACAATAAATCAGCAGAAAAAGGTTATGTTTTTCTCCATTGCAGAAAATGGTGCTTTAAGTTTCGAACGAGAATTTGAGGTGGATGGGGAATGCAGGGGCATAGCACATACTAGCGGAAAGTTAATACTGACATTTGAAAACCCTGGAAAGTTGAAATTGTTGATATGA